Proteins from a genomic interval of Paenibacillus lentus:
- a CDS encoding AAA family ATPase gives MQKLVFFVGVAGTGKTTVARKIADRIPAAFLDRDTVGGRFVEKILEMNGLDVNDRDSDFYKKHLRDLEYDTTKDICIENLAAGQNVFMISPFTAELKNKQWIEDVISAAGLTKNEVDVKVIVVTLSDMETQKQRIIDRQTERDTWKLEHWDDFKQRVQFVPEVNWDIPKSSILVFDNSGDLTKDKVESVYEFVKASNR, from the coding sequence GTGCAAAAGCTTGTTTTTTTTGTAGGGGTAGCTGGTACAGGAAAAACTACAGTGGCCCGCAAGATCGCTGACCGGATTCCGGCGGCTTTTCTGGATCGGGATACCGTAGGCGGTAGATTCGTTGAGAAAATTTTGGAGATGAACGGCTTGGACGTGAACGACCGTGACTCCGATTTCTATAAGAAACATCTCCGCGATCTAGAGTACGACACAACCAAGGATATTTGTATCGAGAATCTGGCCGCAGGGCAGAACGTGTTCATGATCTCTCCCTTTACGGCCGAATTAAAGAACAAGCAATGGATCGAAGACGTTATCTCCGCAGCGGGTCTTACGAAAAACGAGGTTGACGTGAAAGTAATCGTCGTCACGTTAAGCGATATGGAAACGCAGAAACAACGCATCATCGATCGTCAAACCGAGCGCGATACCTGGAAGCTGGAGCACTGGGACGATTTCAAGCAACGTGTTCAGTTTGTTCCTGAAGTTAACTGGGATATCCCGAAATCGTCGATCCTCGTATTTGATAACAGTGGCGACTTAACGAAGGACAAAGTTGAGTCTGTGTATGAGTTTGTGAAGGCATCTAACCGTTAA
- a CDS encoding glycosyltransferase, translating to MKRSSPDLIQQQIYTRERSGIFRATEGFDTVAVSDGLDAVFIKKQLHPFCGYDAPAELVARGEKNDASYPPAIHLFHTEGGDTVLGRSVYQSADFTGLRSAFLTHNYIIPAARQDEIVTHYRDYLEAAFAEKYVPEIGRQLPELEHIPQNPRYAQEGLPRLMAEKLLHELKLDEKTFKRLLFAVMTAAGEGRKKVYVALDVPEEQISEAASALLQVLFACLPFELRRRLGFITYVKEPQSRKFIHLQFVERGSLRPNDREIEKDYVFDLASGRVPQDELDEGRQPYLDMVWKAIGDLSRLEEFHRFADEMLTGMEPQRRLLLSSYHELSVFFQIEAGNWDLYEVHKMTVLRGLLSYLEPAGALESRIRLNDIFLASFDREFDAVKQRNVPDLAVVECFRDYYRLDSRSYGIKLINYLIYAIGNALVGDKPELARSLYGLVESQPELSKTFFDLVLKNSDLESSLFEPYILTKLEEARGAREVLNVVHSWVVAHPGVLRNAAFKEYAVSALADKLRKEQPLLPAVHMVLDNLRKWGRTPVTDRGMTLADSELAENLSLTAKRVLLDELELDKLTREQIVAAEFLARPDAFAGLLFEGRQRNHVDMLQALYEWFAQRDASENIFDGLPSADVEQMQKLGRKWLQSSIEPAHFGKIVLAFYDSKSGQVDYKGLLDYLQRNTKDLETIYEFMLWSQGQPLFAHARGIVPSYTAALLNYFKTHDRTAFKNRDYRTRYFDKAGAPLAAVFAKIRLELSSPFKRFLAQNGKKVRMSAIILLAGLVIIAGILIVMQQQGMLGGAKPPTEAASPPAAVTEPEVLVYADNVTDADGEETTSLVLLFAGAEKCKTFDPAAISIEAPDQTVQQFANLKFDAYCADGTGTAGDSVGNGASSGAGEADSSSDGDGSGAEGAGTSGSDGTSGSGGSAAGSAGSATNGGTGSGTTASGAAGSGESAGTTDGSAGNTGGQGAQAPQSGQGSSTDQASQGSGTSGQAGASATDASGNGQAGDPNATQPEEASNDVSDGKTNGETKLVYSSRVTVSLGQKVSVPVGSVIKVGDQQYTVITREEAEAKAGQNSQMEPAQPQSDAAQP from the coding sequence ATGAAGCGATCATCCCCTGACTTGATTCAGCAGCAGATTTACACCCGGGAGCGCAGCGGGATTTTTCGGGCGACGGAAGGCTTTGATACCGTGGCGGTTTCGGATGGGCTGGATGCGGTTTTTATCAAAAAGCAGCTGCATCCGTTCTGCGGTTATGATGCGCCCGCGGAGCTTGTTGCCCGGGGAGAGAAGAATGATGCCAGCTATCCGCCGGCAATCCATCTGTTCCATACGGAGGGCGGCGATACGGTGCTGGGCCGCAGTGTGTATCAGTCGGCTGATTTTACCGGCCTGCGCAGCGCCTTTCTGACGCATAACTATATCATTCCGGCTGCGCGCCAGGATGAAATCGTCACCCATTATCGCGACTATCTTGAAGCGGCTTTCGCGGAGAAATACGTCCCGGAGATCGGCCGGCAGCTGCCGGAGCTTGAGCACATTCCGCAGAACCCACGTTATGCACAGGAGGGTCTTCCACGCCTGATGGCCGAGAAGCTGCTGCATGAGCTGAAGCTTGACGAGAAGACCTTCAAAAGGTTGCTGTTCGCGGTCATGACTGCTGCCGGCGAAGGGCGGAAGAAGGTCTATGTGGCCCTGGACGTGCCGGAAGAGCAAATTTCGGAAGCGGCTTCGGCGCTGCTTCAGGTGCTGTTTGCCTGCTTGCCGTTTGAGCTGCGCCGCCGCCTCGGCTTCATTACCTATGTGAAGGAGCCGCAGAGCCGCAAGTTTATTCACCTGCAATTTGTGGAGCGTGGCAGTCTACGTCCGAATGATCGGGAGATCGAGAAGGATTATGTGTTCGATCTTGCTAGCGGCCGCGTGCCGCAGGATGAGCTGGATGAAGGAAGACAGCCGTATCTTGACATGGTTTGGAAGGCGATAGGAGATCTGAGTCGGCTGGAGGAATTCCACCGCTTCGCGGATGAAATGCTGACGGGAATGGAGCCGCAAAGGCGCCTGCTGCTATCCAGCTACCATGAGCTGTCTGTGTTTTTTCAGATTGAAGCAGGGAACTGGGACTTATATGAAGTTCATAAAATGACCGTGTTGCGAGGCTTGCTGAGCTATTTGGAGCCTGCAGGCGCACTTGAGTCCAGAATAAGGTTAAATGATATATTCCTTGCGTCCTTTGACCGGGAATTCGATGCCGTGAAGCAGCGGAATGTACCCGATCTGGCTGTTGTGGAGTGCTTCAGGGATTATTACCGCCTAGACAGCAGAAGTTACGGGATCAAGCTGATCAATTATTTGATTTATGCGATTGGTAATGCGCTCGTGGGAGACAAGCCCGAACTGGCTCGCTCGTTGTATGGCCTGGTTGAGAGTCAGCCTGAGCTCAGCAAGACTTTTTTTGACCTCGTCCTAAAAAACAGCGATTTGGAAAGTTCGTTATTCGAGCCCTATATTCTAACAAAACTCGAAGAAGCGCGCGGAGCGCGGGAAGTGCTGAACGTGGTGCATAGCTGGGTCGTCGCTCATCCGGGGGTGCTGCGCAATGCCGCCTTCAAGGAATACGCGGTCTCGGCTCTAGCGGACAAGCTGCGGAAGGAGCAGCCATTGCTACCGGCAGTACACATGGTATTGGACAACCTCCGCAAATGGGGAAGAACTCCGGTGACGGATCGCGGCATGACCTTGGCCGATTCCGAGCTGGCGGAGAACCTATCGCTCACGGCCAAGCGGGTGCTGCTGGATGAGCTGGAGCTGGACAAGCTGACTCGCGAGCAGATCGTCGCGGCCGAATTTTTAGCTAGACCGGATGCTTTTGCCGGCTTGTTGTTTGAGGGCAGGCAGCGCAATCATGTCGATATGCTGCAAGCGTTGTACGAGTGGTTTGCCCAACGTGATGCTTCGGAGAATATCTTCGATGGTTTACCTTCGGCTGACGTGGAACAGATGCAGAAGCTGGGGCGGAAATGGCTGCAATCCTCGATAGAACCGGCCCATTTCGGTAAAATCGTGCTGGCTTTTTACGACTCGAAATCCGGGCAGGTGGATTACAAGGGGCTGCTGGATTACTTACAGAGGAATACCAAGGATCTGGAGACGATCTACGAGTTCATGCTCTGGTCGCAGGGACAGCCGCTGTTTGCTCACGCCCGAGGAATCGTTCCTAGTTACACGGCAGCGCTGCTGAATTATTTCAAAACGCATGACCGGACCGCCTTCAAGAACAGAGATTACCGAACCCGCTATTTCGATAAAGCGGGAGCGCCGTTGGCTGCAGTATTCGCTAAAATACGCCTGGAGCTGTCTTCGCCATTCAAGCGATTTCTGGCACAGAACGGGAAAAAAGTGAGAATGAGCGCAATTATTCTGCTGGCTGGTCTTGTGATCATTGCAGGTATTTTAATCGTCATGCAGCAGCAAGGTATGCTTGGCGGAGCCAAACCGCCGACGGAGGCTGCTTCTCCGCCAGCTGCGGTTACGGAGCCCGAAGTGCTCGTGTATGCTGACAATGTGACCGACGCCGATGGCGAGGAGACGACTTCGCTGGTGCTTCTTTTTGCTGGGGCAGAGAAATGCAAAACGTTTGATCCCGCAGCAATCTCGATCGAAGCACCGGATCAAACTGTTCAGCAGTTTGCGAATTTGAAATTCGACGCGTACTGTGCAGACGGAACCGGAACTGCCGGAGATTCAGTTGGAAATGGGGCGAGCAGTGGGGCTGGCGAGGCGGATTCTAGCAGCGATGGTGATGGAAGCGGAGCAGAGGGAGCCGGAACGAGCGGTTCTGACGGCACTAGTGGCTCTGGTGGTTCGGCAGCAGGCAGCGCTGGCTCGGCGACGAACGGAGGAACTGGCAGCGGTACAACTGCGAGTGGTGCAGCAGGCTCTGGAGAATCGGCGGGAACAACGGACGGCTCTGCTGGGAACACTGGAGGACAAGGGGCACAGGCTCCGCAAAGCGGCCAGGGTAGCTCAACTGATCAAGCTAGTCAAGGTTCTGGAACAAGCGGCCAAGCCGGGGCATCGGCAACGGATGCATCGGGGAACGGCCAGGCAGGTGATCCGAATGCAACACAACCGGAAGAGGCTTCAAACGATGTCTCGGACGGCAAGACTAATGGCGAGACGAAGCTTGTTTATTCTTCCCGAGTTACAGTCTCTCTAGGCCAGAAGGTAAGCGTTCCTGTGGGCAGCGTAATCAAGGTAGGCGACCAGCAATATACGGTCATTACCCGCGAGGAAGCGGAGGCCAAGGCGGGACAGAACAGCCAGATGGAGCCAGCACAGCCGCAGTCTGATGCGGCTCAGCCTTAG
- a CDS encoding TRAFAC clade GTPase domain-containing protein: MGLFDLFKRKPQAEPRPLFYDIVCPYCFSKFTPGEVVFRATHYREDDEDYALGEDEVLNRYRERFGLDVVYDMEAVLRPHDVPPEHLIYSDHVLIGLNDRYGEVTRRRLCPHCHNELPVTAGKVPSNIISIVGASQVGKSVYMTSLIHTLQNTTADHFDAACMPLNAEISRKFRTMYEEPLFERGDLLASTQKEKMQEPFIFQFVFKDESKPPLTLVFFDVAGEGMVDQDYLGLQGQHIKNSSGLLFMVDPLQIRSIREKIRINVGDKPGDLVSQYDEPRDVVLTMFGDFIAYEDQGKTDIPTAVVLTKSDMLHALKDEEGEYIKSNSNIFNNAVHRKYFNLTEFENIDGEIRRFIEKVDRPFKGTMDVYFKDTGYFAVSALGSNPVDQKLQDVVQPIRVDEPFIWLLYKLNYIEGREMS, from the coding sequence ATGGGCTTGTTTGATTTGTTCAAGAGGAAACCGCAGGCCGAGCCGCGGCCGTTATTTTATGATATTGTCTGCCCTTATTGCTTTAGTAAGTTCACGCCGGGTGAGGTTGTTTTTCGCGCGACCCATTATCGTGAGGATGATGAAGATTATGCGCTCGGTGAGGATGAAGTGTTAAATAGATACCGCGAACGGTTTGGACTGGATGTCGTCTATGACATGGAAGCGGTGCTGCGTCCCCATGATGTTCCGCCAGAGCATTTGATCTATTCCGATCATGTCCTGATTGGGCTAAATGACCGCTATGGCGAGGTGACCCGGCGCAGACTGTGCCCGCATTGCCATAATGAGCTGCCTGTGACGGCGGGAAAAGTGCCGAGCAACATTATATCGATCGTTGGCGCTTCCCAAGTCGGGAAATCCGTGTATATGACCTCATTGATCCATACATTGCAAAATACGACAGCCGATCATTTCGACGCGGCCTGCATGCCGCTGAATGCGGAGATCAGCCGCAAATTCCGCACGATGTACGAGGAGCCGCTGTTTGAGCGCGGTGATCTCTTGGCCTCGACGCAGAAGGAGAAAATGCAAGAGCCGTTTATTTTTCAATTCGTGTTCAAGGATGAGTCCAAGCCGCCACTGACGCTGGTATTCTTCGATGTTGCCGGGGAGGGCATGGTCGATCAGGACTATTTGGGCCTGCAGGGACAGCATATTAAAAATTCCTCCGGGCTGCTGTTCATGGTCGATCCGCTGCAAATCCGTTCGATTCGGGAGAAGATTCGGATCAATGTCGGCGACAAGCCGGGCGATTTGGTGTCGCAGTATGATGAGCCACGGGACGTCGTGCTGACGATGTTTGGAGATTTCATCGCTTATGAGGATCAAGGCAAGACGGATATTCCGACGGCCGTTGTGCTGACCAAGAGCGATATGCTGCATGCTTTGAAGGATGAAGAGGGCGAGTACATCAAGTCAAACAGCAATATTTTTAATAATGCAGTGCATCGCAAATATTTCAATTTGACGGAGTTCGAGAACATCGATGGGGAAATCCGCCGATTTATTGAGAAGGTTGATCGGCCGTTCAAGGGCACCATGGACGTGTATTTTAAGGACACTGGATATTTTGCGGTATCTGCGCTGGGCAGCAATCCAGTTGATCAGAAGCTGCAGGATGTGGTGCAGCCGATTCGTGTGGACGAACCGTTCATTTGGCTGCTATATAAGCTGAATTATATTGAGGGGAGAGAGATGTCTTGA
- a CDS encoding beta-mannanase — MRFIEAEDGLPLITGLSYKLDEDHCLLRWQWPDGIQAVYIDERSADRGSYGGQDEITSSTEGLKLYTREEYKAAGGYRDRIDKVGLVLYTVYACIIENGEKLLIRQPGAENMVEISTGRAKIRYSIRQKSSLLRKYKTVQISVLAEVEVPKDALCYVKKQDSYPASIEDGTVYPFLRDFPAGRSTLPVIEVGKNDYVRLFFTDGRKYGRFYELIPE, encoded by the coding sequence ATGCGTTTTATCGAAGCAGAGGACGGCTTGCCGCTCATCACAGGACTGAGCTATAAGCTGGATGAGGATCATTGTCTGCTCCGTTGGCAGTGGCCTGATGGCATACAGGCGGTCTATATCGACGAAAGGTCGGCTGATCGAGGATCGTACGGGGGGCAGGACGAGATTACCTCCTCCACCGAGGGGCTGAAGCTATATACCCGTGAGGAGTATAAAGCCGCGGGCGGTTATCGCGACCGAATCGACAAGGTCGGTCTCGTGCTGTATACCGTTTACGCCTGCATTATAGAGAACGGGGAGAAGCTGCTCATTCGGCAGCCGGGAGCGGAGAATATGGTGGAGATCAGTACAGGAAGGGCGAAAATTCGTTACTCGATCCGCCAGAAGAGCAGTTTGCTGCGTAAATATAAGACGGTGCAAATATCGGTGCTGGCTGAGGTAGAGGTTCCTAAGGATGCGTTATGCTATGTGAAAAAACAGGACAGTTATCCGGCCAGTATCGAAGATGGAACAGTGTACCCTTTTCTCCGGGACTTTCCGGCGGGTAGAAGCACATTGCCCGTGATCGAGGTCGGCAAGAACGATTATGTGCGGCTGTTCTTTACGGATGGTCGCAAATATGGCCGATTCTATGAGTTGATCCCGGAATAG
- a CDS encoding vWA domain-containing protein, which yields MQRKINWLLVLFSLIGGAVGFVIGEVLLGQLFGRMPGILLIGLYFGILALSIGLFCLIAEVISPRLNGLSWRQRYMGTSWKLLVPATLVMLLLAGTAFEFIYELNVGRAKTVKDIVLIIDNSGSMMETDPDDLRYEAAKSFVDQMDSSKQVAVIVFNDQPELIQPFVRVRDQGVKNEVHAAIDALEATNFGTDIALALELGMEQIKGLDSARGAMAILLSDGFSDVNTAEVLADYRGRGVVVNTVGLGLGRYGNSEGASLLKDIASQTGGRYYDEADAANLSVVFRHIYDNLDERTLVTERTGLMEHSVYYTILRIVLVLVLGALLGLSLGLMFDNRFLARSFTIGGAVSGLLAGLLLEYGLDGSPVGDAMIRLLACLILAAVMTMFSVIVPMRENEVRTGIRRRGASVPNAAAGYTEPARDRRSRGF from the coding sequence ATGCAGCGTAAAATAAACTGGCTGTTAGTGCTATTCAGCCTGATCGGCGGGGCTGTCGGTTTCGTGATCGGCGAGGTGCTGCTAGGGCAGCTGTTCGGGCGGATGCCTGGAATTTTGTTGATCGGGCTTTATTTTGGCATACTTGCCCTTTCGATCGGCCTGTTCTGCTTGATTGCGGAAGTCATCTCTCCCCGGCTGAACGGGTTATCCTGGAGACAAAGGTACATGGGCACTTCCTGGAAGCTGCTTGTACCGGCTACACTGGTGATGCTCCTTCTGGCGGGAACAGCATTCGAATTTATCTATGAGCTGAATGTCGGCCGGGCGAAGACCGTGAAGGATATTGTGCTCATTATCGATAACTCAGGAAGTATGATGGAGACGGATCCGGATGATTTGCGTTATGAAGCGGCTAAGTCGTTCGTGGATCAGATGGACAGCAGCAAGCAGGTGGCCGTCATTGTGTTCAATGACCAACCTGAACTGATTCAGCCCTTTGTTCGTGTTCGTGATCAAGGGGTGAAGAACGAAGTACACGCTGCGATTGATGCGCTAGAGGCGACGAATTTCGGCACGGATATTGCGCTGGCGCTGGAATTGGGGATGGAGCAGATTAAAGGATTGGACAGTGCGAGAGGAGCTATGGCGATTCTGCTGTCCGACGGCTTCAGCGATGTCAATACGGCTGAAGTGCTAGCGGATTATCGCGGGCGAGGAGTCGTTGTGAATACGGTTGGCCTTGGGCTTGGTCGATATGGCAATTCCGAGGGGGCTTCCCTGCTTAAGGATATCGCCAGTCAAACGGGAGGCCGCTATTACGACGAGGCGGATGCCGCGAATCTGTCCGTGGTCTTCCGGCATATCTATGATAATTTGGATGAACGTACGCTTGTCACGGAACGCACCGGGCTTATGGAGCACAGCGTTTATTATACGATTTTGAGGATCGTGCTTGTCCTCGTGCTTGGGGCGCTGCTGGGCTTGTCGCTCGGTCTTATGTTTGATAACCGTTTTTTGGCCAGAAGCTTCACGATCGGCGGAGCCGTATCTGGCCTGCTTGCCGGTCTGCTGCTGGAGTACGGTTTGGACGGATCGCCTGTGGGCGACGCGATGATCCGACTGCTTGCCTGTCTGATTCTAGCAGCGGTCATGACGATGTTCTCGGTTATCGTGCCGATGCGAGAGAACGAAGTGAGAACCGGAATTCGCCGCAGAGGCGCTTCGGTTCCCAATGCAGCAGCAGGGTATACAGAGCCTGCCAGGGATCGGCGCAGCAGAGGATTTTAA
- a CDS encoding transcription initiation factor TFIID, with protein MVRQKLEQFAAAYDLAEERSTGLGDDQSSIHYPAVFLFIGDKCKEAIEPIMLMNEKKWENSEGLIYIHAGAQSESAANFAVSSGQDGPIGQRGQEGQQTQGWEPPAPEPAAPFEQPTAYGTAGMQGRSVFSQSGAPHSPRLLHYRIPVTLQEGSAAPAARRDIYRQFYEEAEGLPALNRVLRQASGALAEYGRLYPSFDRVRLSIITRVDDPLNVFVPEISLLAEAIFRQSFKAVQMDLYALISEREGAEAFGYSSSLGVAFLRELELMQQLDYEFSAPLHVTEDGISIPVTHSPSPLFDLVYVLSDRDERGIASLNGMQSCYEIISHISLLKNRQQKEQAWGANNPAYNNTSFKNNIMTESGRQGFVSAGLSKVKRPNQSIALAVIYHFYHGLLKRMKQEPPLSGAEKLSFFGLDAAALERAVEGMLPSAEGLSEMHGLMTNDVSYSAIRKLSLREAEETLFGGGGEAFFRSNFEEEAARHLKELGAADWLDKAVTRSLEQRPDVQLYALAAWTGEEDGGVAVQLRNSRRETELLLASAKAELEQFRQGRVEEQSFPRVPLMDRHNLRSLIRYLFDNVYSRRRDILKLELKLKLVTKLEDALQMLHGRYQGEIMQLEALERELRETALSSIKTADDYIGQNIMEYYERVTAELMEQWETKRGRHAFFAEGALGDSRRLMENGPEGLTDRLIEVCKQTILASPLFKRTFEEELLQRANVTVEYGNKTVLTKEELFKKLYRILEDNAAIQVRLYDYTQEHRYEEKYVFGDYTSELVRHIFQADETSRIYKLGCVHEQRSSGLEKLNLMGGFHLEDLMYYLNGKVYYETYSQNGYEFHGIDRALLPKLR; from the coding sequence ATGGTCAGACAAAAGCTGGAGCAATTCGCTGCTGCCTATGACCTGGCGGAGGAGCGCAGCACGGGTCTGGGCGACGATCAGAGCAGCATTCATTATCCCGCGGTGTTTTTGTTTATCGGAGACAAGTGCAAAGAGGCCATAGAGCCGATCATGCTAATGAATGAGAAGAAATGGGAGAACAGCGAGGGCCTGATATATATTCATGCTGGAGCGCAGAGTGAATCTGCTGCCAATTTCGCTGTTAGTAGCGGTCAAGATGGTCCTATCGGGCAGCGAGGCCAGGAGGGGCAGCAGACTCAGGGATGGGAGCCGCCCGCCCCGGAGCCGGCAGCACCTTTTGAGCAGCCGACGGCATATGGCACGGCGGGAATGCAAGGGCGGAGCGTATTCAGCCAGTCCGGCGCTCCCCACTCGCCCCGTCTCCTGCACTACCGTATCCCGGTTACGTTGCAGGAGGGCTCGGCTGCGCCTGCCGCGCGCCGTGACATCTATCGGCAGTTCTACGAGGAAGCCGAGGGCTTGCCGGCGTTGAACCGGGTTTTGCGGCAGGCGAGCGGTGCTCTAGCCGAGTATGGGAGGCTGTACCCGTCCTTTGACCGGGTCCGCCTCTCGATCATTACGCGGGTCGATGACCCGCTAAATGTGTTTGTACCGGAAATTTCGCTCCTCGCGGAAGCGATTTTCCGGCAATCGTTCAAGGCGGTACAAATGGACCTGTACGCCCTGATCAGCGAACGCGAGGGAGCGGAGGCATTCGGCTACAGCAGCTCGCTGGGCGTGGCTTTTCTCCGTGAACTGGAGCTGATGCAGCAGCTGGATTACGAGTTTAGCGCCCCGCTTCACGTGACGGAGGATGGCATCTCGATCCCGGTTACTCACTCGCCCTCCCCGTTGTTTGATCTCGTTTACGTGCTGTCTGATCGGGACGAGCGGGGGATCGCTTCGTTAAACGGTATGCAGAGTTGCTATGAAATTATTTCGCATATCAGTCTTCTTAAGAACAGACAGCAGAAGGAGCAGGCCTGGGGCGCTAATAACCCGGCTTATAATAACACTTCATTTAAGAACAATATTATGACGGAGTCCGGGCGCCAGGGCTTTGTCTCGGCCGGACTATCCAAGGTGAAGCGTCCGAACCAATCGATTGCCCTTGCGGTGATTTATCACTTCTATCACGGTCTGCTGAAGCGGATGAAGCAGGAGCCGCCGCTGAGCGGGGCCGAAAAGCTGAGCTTTTTCGGATTAGATGCAGCCGCGTTGGAGCGGGCTGTCGAGGGCATGCTGCCTTCAGCAGAGGGCCTTAGTGAAATGCACGGTCTGATGACGAACGATGTGAGCTATTCAGCTATACGGAAGCTGTCTCTCCGGGAAGCGGAGGAGACACTGTTCGGCGGAGGCGGAGAGGCGTTCTTCCGCAGCAATTTCGAGGAGGAGGCGGCGCGGCACTTGAAGGAATTGGGTGCAGCGGACTGGCTGGATAAGGCAGTAACTCGTTCGCTCGAACAGCGGCCGGATGTCCAGCTCTATGCTCTGGCCGCCTGGACGGGCGAGGAGGACGGCGGCGTAGCCGTTCAATTGCGCAATAGCCGCCGTGAGACGGAGCTGCTGCTGGCCTCGGCCAAGGCCGAATTGGAGCAGTTCCGCCAAGGCCGGGTGGAGGAGCAATCCTTTCCACGCGTCCCGCTGATGGATCGGCATAATTTGCGCAGTCTGATTCGGTATTTATTCGATAACGTTTATTCCCGGAGACGGGATATTCTGAAGCTGGAGCTGAAGTTAAAGCTCGTTACGAAGCTCGAGGATGCCCTGCAGATGCTGCATGGTCGATATCAAGGTGAAATCATGCAGCTGGAAGCGCTGGAGCGGGAACTGCGCGAAACAGCGCTTAGCAGCATCAAGACGGCAGACGACTATATCGGCCAGAACATCATGGAGTACTACGAGCGGGTAACCGCCGAATTGATGGAGCAGTGGGAGACGAAAAGGGGACGCCATGCGTTCTTTGCAGAGGGTGCCCTTGGCGACTCGCGCCGATTGATGGAGAACGGCCCGGAAGGGCTGACGGATCGGCTGATCGAGGTCTGCAAGCAGACGATATTGGCTTCGCCGCTGTTTAAGCGTACCTTTGAGGAAGAGCTGCTGCAGCGCGCCAATGTGACGGTCGAGTATGGCAATAAGACGGTTCTGACTAAGGAGGAGCTGTTCAAGAAGCTGTACCGTATTCTGGAGGACAACGCCGCGATTCAGGTTCGTTTGTACGATTACACGCAGGAGCATCGCTATGAGGAAAAGTACGTGTTCGGCGACTATACGAGCGAGCTGGTACGGCATATTTTCCAGGCTGACGAGACATCGCGGATTTACAAGCTGGGCTGCGTGCATGAACAGCGAAGCAGTGGTCTGGAGAAGCTGAATCTGATGGGCGGCTTCCACCTCGAAGACTTGATGTATTACTTGAACGGAAAAGTTTACTATGAAACTTATTCGCAGAACGGTTATGAATTTCACGGAATAGATCGGGCTCTGTTGCCCAAGCTGCGTTAA